In Capsicum annuum cultivar UCD-10X-F1 chromosome 7, UCD10Xv1.1, whole genome shotgun sequence, one genomic interval encodes:
- the LOC107854842 gene encoding SAC3 family protein B isoform X5 — protein MRGNSSQSFQNFPIRLPQQWLPSIPTNNDPGRQIPVKHTDQVSKRTRSPPHSPPNGASFEKSALGLRESKRPSTSPSKLRSNGPPDSLAPQKSSMSGYGVNVEVDMSKPMDFPVPKRTKFPSVPSSDQVLQYDSNHADDDIQRETEAKAKRLARFKVDLSQQNVRDDSGIHQRGPSKSQYQSVVDRPKFSAEDSVDSTDDFSDGNLLSDYQGLESSGVIIGSCPDMCPESERAERERKGDLDQYERLDGDRHRTSKLRAVKKYTRTAERQALLIRPMPILQKTMDYLLNLLEQPYGESFLGLYNFLWDRMRAIRMDLRMQHIFNREAINMLEQMIRLHIIAMHELCEYTRGEGFSEGFDAHLNIEQMNKTSVELFQLYDDHRKRGISVETEREFRGYYALLKLDKHPGYKVEPAELSLDLAKMTPDMRQTPEVLFARDVARACRTGNFIAFFRLARRASYLQACLMHAHFSKLRTQALASLHSGLQNGQGIPVAQVAKWLGMEEEDIEDLLEYYGFSLKEFEEAYMVKEGPFLEVDNDYPVKCSKLVHKKKLRTIFDDVSVPHVKSLSGKETESLLDKDYQQKPTTVQFLKPDGSSLSIEEDMPDYETVSSPKDEIKAIPITKTEFHQKMIRYESLQAPPNHAVSSLLAPPSSSVLFPHISPEVQQQAGVESAEKPEVQLQARVGNSGKPKTDEVAQFDARSMPIQFIPTRDEQESSPALPANSLVEDTELNHMFDEENEDEELVITTEEAETNEPAASYYHEEVAEAKLKLIIRIWKRRSTKKREMREEKQLASKAALSFLSLGVPMWSNRIQHSTSVEFNIDRAVSKWYQTRERSWSRLNVSDVVATTLHEKNAAARCLCWKVIICCQDNINTLNPKNGMDQLNAKSWLLSKLIPAKDDEDDTLIVSPGLSVWRNWLLNQSGGDLICCLSVIKYADFENLNETVAGASAILFLLSEGISWDLQKNQLHKLLMCVPSGSQLPLLIVSGLCKENADPSTIVKELELHEVHESRLHSFTVVYLKSQQTEQLNGFFSDEQLRGGLKWLASESPPQPVLQCVKARELVLYHLNSLLGVLGEMNAYDVGPNNCISAFNEALDHSMREIAAAAHANPTCWPCPEIALLEEYGHEHEAVTRHLPKLGWSLAPRIEPVVHAICDCKFPFFPDDTSWLHRSSDVDVKSQILQLQNCLIKYFTDISKLMELPLAEKEASVVMQKFVQLQLQNSHYYIVPNWVMIFQRAFNWQLMRLAKETSFSVYIMMKHDFSTSMLEAVELEDSAQSHYHLSHPSLDEMVEAGRMPLLGCAMSDGEGRAFQPYPGMISHSEEIPTAAGAVDETEYGKDVGHVEFVKASYNTMKDLNECQSEPLVSIKEMKETAKLGKLLERCKIKQSMIEKNLSVYF, from the exons ATGCGGGGAAACTCATCCCAGTCGTTTCAAAACTTTCCAATCCGATTACCTCAACAATGGCTGCCCTCGATTCCAACAAATAATGACCCTGGAAGACAGATTCCAGTGAAGCATACAGATCAAGTCTCAAAAAGAACGAGGTCCCCCCCTCATTCACCTCCTAATGGAGCTTCTTTTGAAAAGTCAGCTCTTGGTCTACGTGAATCAAAAAG GCCGTCTACCTCTCCTTCCAAATTGAGGTCAAATGGACCCCCCGACTCTCTAGCTCCTCAAAAGTCCTCAATGTCTGGATATGGCGTCAATGTTGAAGTTGATATGAGTAAGCCTATGGACTTTCCAGTTCCCAAAAGGACCAAGTTTCCTTCCGTACCTTCATCTGATCAAGTTCTTCAATACGACTCCAATCATGCGGATGATGATATTCAACG AGAAACTGAGGCCAAGGCTAAACGCTTAGCTCGTTTCAAGGTTGATCTAAGCCAACAAAATGTGCGAGATGATTCTGGTATTCATCAGAGAGGTCCTTCAAAGAGTCAGTATCAATCTGTTGTGGACAGACCAAAATTTTCTGCAGAAGATAGTGTAGATTCAACTGATGATTTCTCTGATGGCAATCTGCTATCTGATTATCAAGGCTTGGAGTCTTCCGGTGTCATAATTGGGTCATGCCCTGATATGTGTCCAG AATCAGAAAGAGCAGAACGAGAAAGGAAAGGAGATCTTGATCAATATGAACGCTTGGACGGAGACAGACATCGAACCAGTAAATTGCGTGCTGTCAAGAAG TATACCAGGACAGCTGAGAGGCAAGCTCTGCTCATACGTCCAATGCCAATCTTACAGAAAACCATGGATTATCTTTTGAATTTGCTAGAGCAGCCTTACGGAGAAAGCTTTCTTGGCCTGTATAACTTCTTATGGGACAGGATGCGGGCAATCCGTATGGATTTGAGGATGCAACATATTTTCAACCGTGAAGCTATTAATATGCTGGAGCAAATG ATAAGGCTCCATATAATCGCCATGCATGAATTATGTGAATACACGAGAGGAGAGGGGTTCTCTGAGGGATTTGATGCACATCTCAATATTGAACAGATGAACAAAACATCAGTTGAATTATTTCAGTTGTATGATGACCACCGGAAGAGAGGAATAAGCGTGGAAACTGAGAGAGAATTTAGAGGTTATTATGCACTTTTGAAGCTTGATAAACATCCAGGATATAAA GTTGAACCTGCAGAGCTTTCGCTTGATTTAGCAAAGATGACACCAGATATGCGGCAAACCCCAGAAGTTCTCTTTGCCCGTGATGTGGCAAG GGCCTGCAGAACGGGTAATTTTATTGCGTTCTTTCGGCTTGCAAGGAGAGCTAGCTATCTTCAAGCTTGCTTAATGCATGCTCATTTCTCAAAG TTACGAACCCAGGCTCTAGCTTCTTTACACTCTGGCCTGCAGAATGGCCAAGGAATCCCTGTTGCTCAAGTTGCCAAATGGCTTGGGATGGag GAAGAGGACATAGAAGACCTCCTTGAGTATTATGGTTTCTCATTGAAAGAGTTTGAAGAAGCGTATATGGTGAAGGAAGGTCCATTTTTGGAAGTTGACAATGACTATCCTGTCAAGTGCTCAAAACTTGTccataagaaaaaattaaggacAATATTTGATGATGTTTCGGTTCCGCATGTTAAGTCTCTGTCGGGGAAAGAAACAGAATCCCTATTAGATAAGGACTATCAGCAAAAACCTACAACTGTTCAATTTCTCAAGCCTGATGGTTCTTCCCTGTCCATCGAGGAGGACATGCCTGATTATGAAACTGTTTCATCTCCAAAAGATGAGATAAAGGCGATTCCAATTACTAAAACAGAATTTCATCAGAAGATGATCAGATATGAAAGCCTGCAGGCTCCTCCTAATCATGCGGTATCAAGTCTGCTGGCTCCTCCTAGTTCTTCAGTACTCTTTCCTCATATTTCCCCTGAGGTTCAGCAACAAGCTGGAGTTGAGAGTGCAGAAAAACCTGAAGTGCAGCTGCAAGCAAGAGTTGGGAATTCAGGGAAACCTAAAACTGATGAAGTTGCAcaatttgatgcaagaagtatgccCATTCAGTTCATACCTACCAGAGATGAGCAGGAGAGCTCTCCAGCTTTGCCAGCTAATTCTCTTGTAGAAGACACAGAACTGaaccacatgtttgatgaagagAATGAAGATGAAGAACTGGTGATCACCACCGAGGAAGCTGAAACTAATGAACCAGCAGCAAGTTATTATCATGAAGAAGTTGCTGAGGCAAAACTTAAACTGATTATCAG GATATGGAAGCGACGTTCCACGAAGAAAAGGGAGATGCGAGAGGAGAAACAGTTAGCATCTAAAGCTGCTTTGAGTTTTCTCTCTCTTGGAGTTCCAATGTGGTCCAACAGAATT CAACATAGCACATCAGTCGAGTTCAACATTGATCGTGCTGTCTCAAAATGGTACCAAACTCGGGAAAGATCATGGTCAAGGTTGAATGTTTCAGATGTAGTTGCCACTACACTCCATGAAAAAAATGCAGCTGCCAGATGCCTTTGCTGGAAAGTAATAATATGTTGTCAGGATAATATAAACACTCTGAACCCAAAAAATGGCATGGACCAGCTGAATGCCAAGTCATGGTTGCTCTCCAAGCTTATACCTGCCAAAGACGATGAAGATGATACACTTATAGTGTCTCCAGGCCTCTCTGTTTGGAGGAATTGGCTTCTTAACCAATCAGGCGGGGACCTTATTTGTTGTTTATCAGTTATCAAGTATGCTGATTTTGAGAATCTGAATGAGACAGTAGCAGGTGCAAGTGCTATTCTCTTCCTGTTGTCAGAAGGTATCTCATGGGATCTTCAGAAAAATCAGCTTCATAAACTGTTAATGTGTGTACCTTCTGGTTCTCAGTTACCCCTTTTGATCGTAAGTGGCCTCTGCAAGGAAAATGCAGATCCTTCCACTATAGTAAAAGAACTGGAGCTACATGAAGTTCATGAATCAAGACTCCATTCCTTTACTGTTGTTTACCTAAAAAGCCAGCAGACGGAGCAGTTGAATGGGTTTTTCAGCGATGAGCAATTAAGAGGAGGACTAAAGTGGCTGGCAAGTGAATCACCACCACAACCAGTTCTCCAGTGTGTAAAAGCCCGAGAACTGGTTCTCTACCACTTGAATTCTTTGCTTGGGGTTCTTGGCGAAATGAATGCTTATGATGTGGGGCCAAATAATTGTATCTCGGCTTTTaatgaagccttggatcattcaATGAGGGAAATAGCTGCTGCAGCTCATGCAAATCCTACATGTTGGCCCTGTCCTGAAATAGCTTTGCTGGAGGAATATGGCCATGAGCACGAAGCTGTGACCCGGCACTTGCCAAAGCTGGGATGGAGCTTAGCTCCAAGAATTGAACCAGTTGTGCATGCAATATGTGACTGCAAATTTCCATTTTTTCCAGATGATACATCTTGGTTACATAGAAGTTCTGATGTGGATGTTAAAAGCCAGATATTACAACTTCAAAATTGTCTAATAAAGTACTTCACAGATATTAGCAAGTTGATGGAACTGCCACTTGCAGAAAAAGAGGCTAGTGTTGTGATGCAGAAGTTTGTGCAGCTTCAACTCCAGAACTCACACTACTACATTGTACCAAACTGGGTTATGATTTTTCAACGAGCATTCAATTGGCAGTTGATGAGGTTAGCTAAGGAGACATCTTTCTCAGTGTATATCATGATGAAGCATGATTTTTCCACTTCCATGCTTGAAGCTGTGGAACTTGAAGACTCTGCACAGTCGCATTACCATTTGTCACATCCATCTCTCGATGAAATGGTTGAAGCTGGACGGATGCCTCTTCTCGGATGTGCTATGTCTGATGGGGAAGGAAGAGCTTTCCAACCTTATCCAGGTATGATTTCACATAGTGAAGAAATTCCCACAGCCGCTGGTGCAGTCGATGAAACAGAGTATGGGAAGGATGTTGGACATGTTGAATTTGTAAAAGCCAGTTATAATACAATGAAAGATCTAAATGAGTGTCAAAGTGAACCTCTGGTATCCATTAAGGAAATGAAAGAAACTGCCAAACTTGGTAAATTACTGGAGAGGTGTAAGATTAAGCAGAGCATGATAGAAAAAAACTTGTCAGTATATTTTTAA
- the LOC107854842 gene encoding SAC3 family protein B isoform X4 produces the protein MAFEGFGKNTGPIAPPKSQTPFGNPSPPPSTFPPSSSCSDLIFGDQGSFVSQKNQSSPLFQNESPLVPKSTRSPPLVFQNNLHTDGETPPLGEAQLPFLPLHMRGNSSQSFQNFPIRLPQQWLPSIPTNNDPGRQIPVKHTDQVSKRTRSPPHSPPNGASFEKSALGLRESKRPSTSPSKLRSNGPPDSLAPQKSSMSGYGVNVEVDMSKPMDFPVPKRTKFPSVPSSDQVLQYDSNHADDDIQRETEAKAKRLARFKVDLSQQNVRDDSGIHQRGPSKSQYQSVVDRPKFSAEDSVDSTDDFSDGNLLSDYQGLESSGVIIGSCPDMCPESERAERERKGDLDQYERLDGDRHRTSKLRAVKKYTRTAERQALLIRPMPILQKTMDYLLNLLEQPYGESFLGLYNFLWDRMRAIRMDLRMQHIFNREAINMLEQMIRLHIIAMHELCEYTRGEGFSEGFDAHLNIEQMNKTSVELFQLYDDHRKRGISVETEREFRGYYALLKLDKHPGYKVEPAELSLDLAKMTPDMRQTPEVLFARDVARACRTGNFIAFFRLARRASYLQACLMHAHFSKLRTQALASLHSGLQNGQGIPVAQVAKWLGMEEEDIEDLLEYYGFSLKEFEEAYMVKEGPFLEVDNDYPVKCSKLVHKKKLRTIFDDVSVPHVKSLSGKETESLLDKDYQQKPTTVQFLKPDGSSLSIEEDMPDYETVSSPKDEIKAIPITKTEFHQKMIRYESLQAPPNHAVSSLLAPPSSSVLFPHISPEVQQQAGVESAEKPEVQLQARVGNSGKPKTDEVAQFDARSMPIQFIPTRDEQESSPALPANSLVEDTELNHMFDEENEDEELVITTEEAETNEPAASYYHEEVAEAKLKLIIRIWKRRSTKKREMREEKQLASKAALSFLSLGVPMWSNRIQHSTSVEFNIDRAVSKWYQTRERSWSRLNVSDVVATTLHEKNAAARCLCWKVIICCQDNINTLNPKNGMDQLNAKSWLLSKLIPAKDDEDDTLIVSPGLSVWRNWLLNQSGGDLICCLSVIKYADFENLNETVAGASAILFLLSEGISWDLQKNQLHKLLMCVPSGSQLPLLIVSGLCKENADPSTIVKELELHEVHESRLHSFTVVYLKSQQTEQLNGFFSDEQLRGGLKWLASESPPQPVLQCVKARELVLYHLNSLLGVLGEMNAYDVGPNNCISAFNEALDHSMREIAAAAHANPTCWPCPEIALLEEYGHEHEAVTRHLPKLGWSLAPRIEPVVHAICDCKFPFFPDDTSWLHRSSDVDVKSQILQLQNCLIKYFTDISKLMELPLAEKEASVVMQKFVQLQLQNSHYYIVPNWVMIFQRAFNWQLMRLAKETSFSVYIMMKHDFSTSMLEAVELEDSAQSHYHLSHPSLDEMVEAGRMPLLGCAMSDGEGRAFQPYPGMISHSEEIPTAAGAVDETEYGKDVGHVEFVKASYNTMKDLNECQSEPLVSIKEMKETAKLGKLLERCKIKQSMIEKNLSVYF, from the exons TTGTTCAGATTTGATATTCGGTGATCAGGGCAGCTTTGTTTCCCAGAAAAATCAGTCGTCTCCATTGTTTCAGAATGAGAGTCCATTGGTTCCCAAGAGTACAAGGTCACCTCCATTGGTTTTTCAGAACAATCTTCACACAGATGGCGAAACTCCTCCTCTTGGTGAAGCTCAGCT GCCCTTTCTGCCCCTTCATATGCGGGGAAACTCATCCCAGTCGTTTCAAAACTTTCCAATCCGATTACCTCAACAATGGCTGCCCTCGATTCCAACAAATAATGACCCTGGAAGACAGATTCCAGTGAAGCATACAGATCAAGTCTCAAAAAGAACGAGGTCCCCCCCTCATTCACCTCCTAATGGAGCTTCTTTTGAAAAGTCAGCTCTTGGTCTACGTGAATCAAAAAG GCCGTCTACCTCTCCTTCCAAATTGAGGTCAAATGGACCCCCCGACTCTCTAGCTCCTCAAAAGTCCTCAATGTCTGGATATGGCGTCAATGTTGAAGTTGATATGAGTAAGCCTATGGACTTTCCAGTTCCCAAAAGGACCAAGTTTCCTTCCGTACCTTCATCTGATCAAGTTCTTCAATACGACTCCAATCATGCGGATGATGATATTCAACG AGAAACTGAGGCCAAGGCTAAACGCTTAGCTCGTTTCAAGGTTGATCTAAGCCAACAAAATGTGCGAGATGATTCTGGTATTCATCAGAGAGGTCCTTCAAAGAGTCAGTATCAATCTGTTGTGGACAGACCAAAATTTTCTGCAGAAGATAGTGTAGATTCAACTGATGATTTCTCTGATGGCAATCTGCTATCTGATTATCAAGGCTTGGAGTCTTCCGGTGTCATAATTGGGTCATGCCCTGATATGTGTCCAG AATCAGAAAGAGCAGAACGAGAAAGGAAAGGAGATCTTGATCAATATGAACGCTTGGACGGAGACAGACATCGAACCAGTAAATTGCGTGCTGTCAAGAAG TATACCAGGACAGCTGAGAGGCAAGCTCTGCTCATACGTCCAATGCCAATCTTACAGAAAACCATGGATTATCTTTTGAATTTGCTAGAGCAGCCTTACGGAGAAAGCTTTCTTGGCCTGTATAACTTCTTATGGGACAGGATGCGGGCAATCCGTATGGATTTGAGGATGCAACATATTTTCAACCGTGAAGCTATTAATATGCTGGAGCAAATG ATAAGGCTCCATATAATCGCCATGCATGAATTATGTGAATACACGAGAGGAGAGGGGTTCTCTGAGGGATTTGATGCACATCTCAATATTGAACAGATGAACAAAACATCAGTTGAATTATTTCAGTTGTATGATGACCACCGGAAGAGAGGAATAAGCGTGGAAACTGAGAGAGAATTTAGAGGTTATTATGCACTTTTGAAGCTTGATAAACATCCAGGATATAAA GTTGAACCTGCAGAGCTTTCGCTTGATTTAGCAAAGATGACACCAGATATGCGGCAAACCCCAGAAGTTCTCTTTGCCCGTGATGTGGCAAG GGCCTGCAGAACGGGTAATTTTATTGCGTTCTTTCGGCTTGCAAGGAGAGCTAGCTATCTTCAAGCTTGCTTAATGCATGCTCATTTCTCAAAG TTACGAACCCAGGCTCTAGCTTCTTTACACTCTGGCCTGCAGAATGGCCAAGGAATCCCTGTTGCTCAAGTTGCCAAATGGCTTGGGATGGag GAAGAGGACATAGAAGACCTCCTTGAGTATTATGGTTTCTCATTGAAAGAGTTTGAAGAAGCGTATATGGTGAAGGAAGGTCCATTTTTGGAAGTTGACAATGACTATCCTGTCAAGTGCTCAAAACTTGTccataagaaaaaattaaggacAATATTTGATGATGTTTCGGTTCCGCATGTTAAGTCTCTGTCGGGGAAAGAAACAGAATCCCTATTAGATAAGGACTATCAGCAAAAACCTACAACTGTTCAATTTCTCAAGCCTGATGGTTCTTCCCTGTCCATCGAGGAGGACATGCCTGATTATGAAACTGTTTCATCTCCAAAAGATGAGATAAAGGCGATTCCAATTACTAAAACAGAATTTCATCAGAAGATGATCAGATATGAAAGCCTGCAGGCTCCTCCTAATCATGCGGTATCAAGTCTGCTGGCTCCTCCTAGTTCTTCAGTACTCTTTCCTCATATTTCCCCTGAGGTTCAGCAACAAGCTGGAGTTGAGAGTGCAGAAAAACCTGAAGTGCAGCTGCAAGCAAGAGTTGGGAATTCAGGGAAACCTAAAACTGATGAAGTTGCAcaatttgatgcaagaagtatgccCATTCAGTTCATACCTACCAGAGATGAGCAGGAGAGCTCTCCAGCTTTGCCAGCTAATTCTCTTGTAGAAGACACAGAACTGaaccacatgtttgatgaagagAATGAAGATGAAGAACTGGTGATCACCACCGAGGAAGCTGAAACTAATGAACCAGCAGCAAGTTATTATCATGAAGAAGTTGCTGAGGCAAAACTTAAACTGATTATCAG GATATGGAAGCGACGTTCCACGAAGAAAAGGGAGATGCGAGAGGAGAAACAGTTAGCATCTAAAGCTGCTTTGAGTTTTCTCTCTCTTGGAGTTCCAATGTGGTCCAACAGAATT CAACATAGCACATCAGTCGAGTTCAACATTGATCGTGCTGTCTCAAAATGGTACCAAACTCGGGAAAGATCATGGTCAAGGTTGAATGTTTCAGATGTAGTTGCCACTACACTCCATGAAAAAAATGCAGCTGCCAGATGCCTTTGCTGGAAAGTAATAATATGTTGTCAGGATAATATAAACACTCTGAACCCAAAAAATGGCATGGACCAGCTGAATGCCAAGTCATGGTTGCTCTCCAAGCTTATACCTGCCAAAGACGATGAAGATGATACACTTATAGTGTCTCCAGGCCTCTCTGTTTGGAGGAATTGGCTTCTTAACCAATCAGGCGGGGACCTTATTTGTTGTTTATCAGTTATCAAGTATGCTGATTTTGAGAATCTGAATGAGACAGTAGCAGGTGCAAGTGCTATTCTCTTCCTGTTGTCAGAAGGTATCTCATGGGATCTTCAGAAAAATCAGCTTCATAAACTGTTAATGTGTGTACCTTCTGGTTCTCAGTTACCCCTTTTGATCGTAAGTGGCCTCTGCAAGGAAAATGCAGATCCTTCCACTATAGTAAAAGAACTGGAGCTACATGAAGTTCATGAATCAAGACTCCATTCCTTTACTGTTGTTTACCTAAAAAGCCAGCAGACGGAGCAGTTGAATGGGTTTTTCAGCGATGAGCAATTAAGAGGAGGACTAAAGTGGCTGGCAAGTGAATCACCACCACAACCAGTTCTCCAGTGTGTAAAAGCCCGAGAACTGGTTCTCTACCACTTGAATTCTTTGCTTGGGGTTCTTGGCGAAATGAATGCTTATGATGTGGGGCCAAATAATTGTATCTCGGCTTTTaatgaagccttggatcattcaATGAGGGAAATAGCTGCTGCAGCTCATGCAAATCCTACATGTTGGCCCTGTCCTGAAATAGCTTTGCTGGAGGAATATGGCCATGAGCACGAAGCTGTGACCCGGCACTTGCCAAAGCTGGGATGGAGCTTAGCTCCAAGAATTGAACCAGTTGTGCATGCAATATGTGACTGCAAATTTCCATTTTTTCCAGATGATACATCTTGGTTACATAGAAGTTCTGATGTGGATGTTAAAAGCCAGATATTACAACTTCAAAATTGTCTAATAAAGTACTTCACAGATATTAGCAAGTTGATGGAACTGCCACTTGCAGAAAAAGAGGCTAGTGTTGTGATGCAGAAGTTTGTGCAGCTTCAACTCCAGAACTCACACTACTACATTGTACCAAACTGGGTTATGATTTTTCAACGAGCATTCAATTGGCAGTTGATGAGGTTAGCTAAGGAGACATCTTTCTCAGTGTATATCATGATGAAGCATGATTTTTCCACTTCCATGCTTGAAGCTGTGGAACTTGAAGACTCTGCACAGTCGCATTACCATTTGTCACATCCATCTCTCGATGAAATGGTTGAAGCTGGACGGATGCCTCTTCTCGGATGTGCTATGTCTGATGGGGAAGGAAGAGCTTTCCAACCTTATCCAGGTATGATTTCACATAGTGAAGAAATTCCCACAGCCGCTGGTGCAGTCGATGAAACAGAGTATGGGAAGGATGTTGGACATGTTGAATTTGTAAAAGCCAGTTATAATACAATGAAAGATCTAAATGAGTGTCAAAGTGAACCTCTGGTATCCATTAAGGAAATGAAAGAAACTGCCAAACTTGGTAAATTACTGGAGAGGTGTAAGATTAAGCAGAGCATGATAGAAAAAAACTTGTCAGTATATTTTTAA